DNA from Microbacterium sp. SORGH_AS_0969:
ACGAGCGCGACCCGCTGCTCACGACGATGATGGAGCAGTACGACAAGCGCAACGCGACCGTCATCGCTCTGATGGAGGTCGACCCCGAGCACATCCACCTCTACGGCGTCGCCGCGGTCGAGCCCACCGAAGAGGACGGTGTGGTCAAGGTCACCCAGCTCGTCGAGAAGCCGAAGGCCGAGGACGCTCCCTCCAACCTGGCCATCATCGGCCGCTACGTGCTCGGACCCGACGTGTTCGGCATCCTGGAGCACACCGAACCCGGCAAGGGTGGCGAGATCCAGCTGACCGACGCGCTCGAAGAGCTCGCCAACGGCGGTGGCGACGGTGGGGGCGTGTACGGCGTGGTGTTCCGCGGCCGTCGCTACGACACCGGCGACCGCGTCGACTACATCAAGGCGATCGTCCAGCTCGCCGCGGACCGCGACGACCTGGGCCCGGCGCTGCGTCCGTGGTTCAAGGAGTTCGCGGCGGGTCTCTGACCCCATGGATCTCTCCGTC
Protein-coding regions in this window:
- the galU gene encoding UTP--glucose-1-phosphate uridylyltransferase GalU; the encoded protein is MPHKPFKAVIPAAGLGTRFLPATKAMPKEMLPVVDKPAIQYVVEEATGAGIDDVLIIIGRNKNNIANHFDSMPELEAKLREKGDSDKLAKVEHSSDLADVHMVRQGEPKGLGHAVLRARSHVGDHPFAVLLGDDLIDERDPLLTTMMEQYDKRNATVIALMEVDPEHIHLYGVAAVEPTEEDGVVKVTQLVEKPKAEDAPSNLAIIGRYVLGPDVFGILEHTEPGKGGEIQLTDALEELANGGGDGGGVYGVVFRGRRYDTGDRVDYIKAIVQLAADRDDLGPALRPWFKEFAAGL